CGAAGTCAATCACCTAACACAAATAGACGAGTATAAAGAACAAGTGACCCTTTTTTGTAATTACGTTCGAAAAGAAAATAAACATTCCGAAGAAATCGTTCAAGCAAGAGAAGCGTTTATGACACATCAAATTCGACTTGCACAAACACAATTTACGGGTCCGATTTTAGTAGTTACAGGAGGTTATCATTCTCATACACTTCAAGAAAAGATTTCCAAGCCGCCCCAAGCAGACGAATTATTCTGGGTCAATCAAGAGGAAAAATTCTACGACCGAGAAATTTCCTTAACTCCTTATTCCAACTCTAGATTAAACACAACTAATGGTTATACTTCCGGAATACCAAGTCCGGGTTTTTATGATTTTGTTTGGGAAAGTTTTCAAAAACAGGGATCGTTCGATCATCGTCTACTAGTTCAAAAAATCCTAAACGCACTTAGAAAAAAAGGACATAGAATCGGCTCCGCAGATAGGATCGCTTCCGAAACCATGAGCAAGGCCCTGGCCGATTTACGAGGTCACAAAAATATTTGGAAAAAAGATCTGATCGACGGCTTTCGTGCGACCGTCATCAAGGACGAAATCGCTAGAAACGTTAGTCACCATTTACTTGATTGTATTTCGGAAGTGATGGAAGGAAATCGTATCGGTCGTTTAGCAGAAGGAACATCCCTACCTCCGATCTTTTTTGACATAGAAATTATATTAAAAAAATTAAATCTTTCTGCAAAACGGGAAACTAGAATTTTAGAATTGAATTTGACGGATTCGGAACAAAGGGAACAAAGCAAGGTTTTACATCGTTTGTATCTTTTAGAGATCGCCGGTTATACTTTTTTAGAAGGTACGGATATGATCTCCCGAAAGGATTTAGAAAAAATAAAAGAAAAATGGAATATCTCTACAAAAGCTGAGTTTCATTCTTCTTGTATAGAAGCATCTCGTTACGGAGCCACACTCTCAGAAGCCTCAGCAGGAGTGTTAAATCAACGTATCCGTTCAGAAACCGATCCCGAACTGGCAGCCATCTGCCTCGTTGACGCAGCGTTAGCCGGTTTAGGAAAACATTTAACTTTTTTACTAAAACAATTTTCAGATATAATTTCAATTGCGGGCGATTTTTTAAGAATGTGTTCCGCGCTAAAACACATTTCTTATTTATATAAATATGACGAAATTATAATATTAGAAAACAGGGAAAGCCTAGAAGGAATATTTCGAGAAAGTTATCTACGATGTCTCAATCTTTTGGATCGATTAGGAGCCACATCCTCCGACGGTTTAAAACTAGCCAAAGGAGTTCAAACGATCGTACAGACATATCAGTATTTTGCCGAATCCTTAGAATTATCCTTAGAAGAGATACGGGGCGTGTTATCACGTGTGGGAACAGATGTAAAAATAGATCCTTTCGTACAAGGGGCCGTTTTCGGGGGACTGAATTTGATCGACGACCAATCGATCTTAGATCAGCTCAATTCATTTTATGATCCTACCGAACTTGGAGATTTTTTATCCGGATTTTTTTTAATCGCCCGAGAAACTGCTCAAAGAGACAAAACACTCCTAACCGCCCTAAACATTAGAATATCAGAATTATCTCATTCTGAATTTTTAGAAGCACTACCCGCCCTACGTATGGCTTTTACTTTTTTTACTCCCAGAGAAAAACATAAAATCGGCCAAAATTTATTTGAAATCATACGACCTTCCTTAGACAAACTATCCGATCATGAAAACCCAGAAACAATTTTAAGAGCAATCGAATTTGAAAAGATTTTGTTCGAAACCGCATCCAGATATGGAATTAGAACTAATTACTACGAAGACGTATAAAATTGAAAAATACAAGCCGGAGCTATTAAATGATTCGCAAAAACAAAGAAAAAATTAATCCGACCACATTCTTTTGTCGTGTTTCGTTTTATGGATATAATTCAAATTAAAACTTTTCTAACTATAAAAATATTACATATTCAATAATTACAATATATGAAAAACGATTTTAGCACATTCATTCGATGGAAACTCATTCTTGGCAACGGTTCAGAACAATCTTTTGGAAACGAAACATTTTCCGAAGAACAACAAAGAATGAACGTTGCGATGGAATATCTATACGGTAGAGAGTATAAAGAGGATCGTAACGTACGAACCGGAGGTCTGAACGAATCCAATCTGACCGTACCTTTATGGATCAACGAAATACATGAACTTTTTCCTAAAAGAACGATAGAACGGATCGAAAAAGACGCATTAGAACGTTATCAAGTGATGGAAATGGTAACCAATCCAGAACTTTTGAAACGGGCTTCGCCTAATACAACTCTTTTAAAAGCGGTATTACACACTCAACATCTTATGAATCCGCAAGTATTAAGCCTGGCCCGAGAACTCGTTCGAAAAGTGATCGATGAATTGATGAAAAAATTAGAAACTACAATATTAACTTCTTTTCAAGGAGTTAAAAATAGAAATCTACGTTCTTCTTTAAAGATTTATAAAAACTTCGACATCAAAAATACGATCCGCTCCAACTTAAAACACTACGATCTTAAATCCCAAAAGTTGATTCTTCAAAAGCCATTGTTTCATTCCAGAACTTATCGTTCTATAGCAGAACGTTGGCATCTAATCATTTTAGTGGACCAATCCGGAAGTATGTTGGACAGTGTCATCCACTCTGCGGTTACCGCTTCCATCTTTTGGGGAATTAAATCGATCAAGACCAGTTTGATTTTATTTGATACCGAAATCGTGGACGTTACAGATCATTGTTCTGATCCGGTAGAAACTCTCATGAAAGTGCAGTTAGGTGGTGGTACGGATATTGGTTCGGCTCTATTATATGCAGAAGGAAAAATCGAAAACCCGCGCAGAACCATAATCGTATTGATTAGCGATTTTTGCGAAGGAGCCCCTCCCTTAAAACTCATTTCCAACACTCATCACTTGGTGGAAAGCGGAGTGAAAGTGTTAGGTTTAGCAGCGTTAGACGAAACTTCAAATCCAAACTATGACAAGGAAATGGCAGAGAAACTCGTAAATGTGGGAGCAGAAATAGCCGCGATGACTCCTGGAGAACTTGCCAATTGGGTAAGCGAAAAAATCAAGTAGGAATACAATGCGTCAAGATATTCTCTCCTTATCACTGCAAGAATTAGAAGTTTTAACGAGCAAAGGAACGGTAAACCGAGCCCTAAAGGATATAGAATCCGGAACCAAAGGCGAGTGGAAAGAAACCGAAAACGGAAGTATTGAAGTCGTTTGGGAAGATTCGGTCACGTGTATTTTACCCGGGTCCGTTCCAATTCAAGAGTCAAGTTGTACTTGTTCTTCTACGGGAGTTTGTAGACATATCATACGAACGATTGTCGCTTATCAAAAACGAACCATCTCAGACAAACCAAATCTTTCTTGGAATCCGGGAAGTATTAGCGATGAAAGTTTGCGTTCTTTTATTTCCGCTTCTTCGTTTACAAAAGCCAAATCCATTTTTAATTCCGGCATTGCCGTAGAACTGGATAGAACGGACGTTCCGGTTGCAAAAATTCACGGACTTGGAACCGTTCACTTTCCAGTTCCGAACGATATTCGATACGCTCGTGCAGATTGTAAAGGATCACTTGGTGAACAGATAATCGCTGTAGCGGTATGGTCATTTCGTCTAACGCACTTAGAAAAAGAATTTGTTTCTACTAACATTCAAGAAATAAAAATCTCGTCAGATATTACGGATAGAGCCAATATAATTCTGAAAGAAATTGTACAATATGGATTTCAAGGAGCTTCCGAATATTTAAAAGAAAGATTGTCTCAATTGGAGCGTTCCTGTTTAGAAGAAGGGCTCTTATGGCCGGCGGAAGTTTTATCCGAGCTACAGGAGGAATATTCAAAATATCTTTTACACGATTCCTTGTTCGATCCAGATCAAGTTGTATACCTTTTAGGAGAATGGATTATACGAATGGATGCGTTAAAAGAAAATAAAGGTGCCGTTCCTTCTTTAGTCATCAGAGGAGATACAAAAGCGTATTCTTCCGAATTGATCGTCAGAAGTTTAATTGGGTTAGGCTCCGGAATCAAAGTTTTTAAAAAAGGTTTTGTAGTACTTTCTTATTTTGCCGATCCTAAATCCGACAAAATACTGTTATACGAATGTTCTTTCGAAAAGCAGATGGATGAACCGTTCCACTCTATCGGTAATTTTCCTGTGCTCAAGGGAATTCCAATTTACGATTTCGGAAAAAGTTCTATCCTCAGTTCTTCGATCAAAAAAAACGCATCTGGTAAATTACAATTCAGTAATAAAGTAACTTTAAATCCTCAGACGTTTTCTTTTGAATCTCTGAGCAGAAACATTTTTTCCGACAATTTTAATGAAACGATGAAAACACTTTTAGAAAAACCTCCTCGTCCTTTAGGTCCCCGTTGGGCGGCTGGTAATTTTTTTGTATTTAAAGTAGAACGTTTTACTCAACCTCATTTTGATAATATTTTACAACAAATGAATATAGAATTGGAAGATCAAAATGGGAACATTGCATACGCTCAGCTACCGTATTACAGCAGAGCATCCTACGGCATAGAAAATCTACAACACGCGTTAGTCGATTCTCATTTACGTTACGTCTGCGGAATTGCAGATGTAACCTCTGGCAGACTTTACATAAAACCGGTGTCGTTCGTAATCGAACAAGGGGGGAATCGTACGATGTTACAGCCTTATTTAGACCCAAAATCCCATTCCGACAAATCTAATTTTCAAACCCAAAATCAAGTTCGTTCAGAAACGGACTCCCTAAAAAATTATATTACAGAATTAAGAACTACTATCTCCGAAGTATGCCTAATAGGTCTAAAACAATTTGGTAAAATCAATCATTGGAAAAAACTAGTTCAACAATCCGAAAACCTAGGATTAAAAAGAATTTCGACTCTTTTAGAATCCGTAATTACATCAATACAATCTTCAAAAGAAACTAACGTTTCTCCTATTTTTACTTTAATCGCCCTACTTTGCCTTTCTAAAGAAATGGAACTTTTATCTCAAAAGTAATTTCTGTTATTTGTATAAGGTTTAGAAATCAAACATCGCCCTTTAAAGGACGATGTTTTTGAAAAACTTACTGTTCTACACAGAGAAGATTTAGATTGGTATTACAATCATGGTTATCAACGGTAAAAGCTCCTTCTGGAGTTATATCCGCTTGAAGTTGGGTTGTATTTCCAGCCTGTCCAGTAATAAGTCCGTCGGCAGAATTCCAATTATTACAGTTTGATAATGGCTCCCAAAGAAATCCAACGTTGTTTCCTAAACCGTTCCAAAAGAATTTTTGAGCTCCTGAATCAATTCCATTTTGAAGATTATCTACAACAATAGAATTTGCGTTTGTAGTAAAGGTAATCGTAGTGCCGTCGCTCCTACGGTATTGTTTGTTTGGATAAAGAACCCAATCTTTTTTATCTACTGATCCATCGAAAGCAGAAATAACTTGTCTTCCAGTTGGACCGTCGACAATCAAAGCCTTATAAGCTCCCGTTAAACTAGAAGATTTTGCAGCGGCACACTTTGCGTCTGCTCCAGAAATTCCACCTAAGTTTCCATTATAACCCGCCCCGTTATTGGTAGCGATAAAAGTTCTACAAAAAGAAGCATCCTTACAAGAAGTAACGACGGGAGTAGAAGTATTATTAGAAGAACCTAATGAATTGAGAAGGAAAAGAAGTAGTTCTGAATTATCTTCTTCTTTTTTATCCCCACACGAATAAAGAGCGCATACAACGGATCCGATAAGCAATGTTAGAAATATTTTTTTCAAGATTTTATTTCCTTATTTTAAATTGATTCGTTTGAATTTACTTTTTCAAGTTTAGATTTAAAAATTTTTAACCTAAAAAGCAAATCAAACGAACTTAGAACTAAATAACAGATCCAGGTGAGTATTTCTCACCTTTTGGAAATAAATTTATAATCTATTGGAAAAAACTTTTTTAAGTTCTATCAGTAAAGGTTACAACAAAGACATTATATTATATCTTGAACAGATTCGTTTTATAAGATACAGACTATATCTGAAAACAAAACTTTTTTTGACTTATAAGAACAAAAGGTTGTTTCCTAAAAAGTTTTTTATTTACAGTGCATCTCAAAACCTAAATAGAAAGGTGTTAGTTGAGTCACTTC
The nucleotide sequence above comes from Leptospira kirschneri serovar Cynopteri str. 3522 CT. Encoded proteins:
- a CDS encoding DUF5682 family protein is translated as MNSTLFFPIRHHSVSASLSLQKYINELRPSAILIEGPYDFNPKIEELFLPHTLPIAIYSVFRDEQGFSKGAYYPFCNYSPEWIALQTAKTLKIPARFIDLPWADLYTIKSVSEKPNVKTVHDELFWKNDFVLALCKKMGVSDFHDLWDELFEVNHLTQIDEYKEQVTLFCNYVRKENKHSEEIVQAREAFMTHQIRLAQTQFTGPILVVTGGYHSHTLQEKISKPPQADELFWVNQEEKFYDREISLTPYSNSRLNTTNGYTSGIPSPGFYDFVWESFQKQGSFDHRLLVQKILNALRKKGHRIGSADRIASETMSKALADLRGHKNIWKKDLIDGFRATVIKDEIARNVSHHLLDCISEVMEGNRIGRLAEGTSLPPIFFDIEIILKKLNLSAKRETRILELNLTDSEQREQSKVLHRLYLLEIAGYTFLEGTDMISRKDLEKIKEKWNISTKAEFHSSCIEASRYGATLSEASAGVLNQRIRSETDPELAAICLVDAALAGLGKHLTFLLKQFSDIISIAGDFLRMCSALKHISYLYKYDEIIILENRESLEGIFRESYLRCLNLLDRLGATSSDGLKLAKGVQTIVQTYQYFAESLELSLEEIRGVLSRVGTDVKIDPFVQGAVFGGLNLIDDQSILDQLNSFYDPTELGDFLSGFFLIARETAQRDKTLLTALNIRISELSHSEFLEALPALRMAFTFFTPREKHKIGQNLFEIIRPSLDKLSDHENPETILRAIEFEKILFETASRYGIRTNYYEDV
- a CDS encoding vWA domain-containing protein, with translation MKNDFSTFIRWKLILGNGSEQSFGNETFSEEQQRMNVAMEYLYGREYKEDRNVRTGGLNESNLTVPLWINEIHELFPKRTIERIEKDALERYQVMEMVTNPELLKRASPNTTLLKAVLHTQHLMNPQVLSLARELVRKVIDELMKKLETTILTSFQGVKNRNLRSSLKIYKNFDIKNTIRSNLKHYDLKSQKLILQKPLFHSRTYRSIAERWHLIILVDQSGSMLDSVIHSAVTASIFWGIKSIKTSLILFDTEIVDVTDHCSDPVETLMKVQLGGGTDIGSALLYAEGKIENPRRTIIVLISDFCEGAPPLKLISNTHHLVESGVKVLGLAALDETSNPNYDKEMAEKLVNVGAEIAAMTPGELANWVSEKIK
- the lenA gene encoding endostatin-like outer membrane protein LenA; this translates as MKKIFLTLLIGSVVCALYSCGDKKEEDNSELLLFLLNSLGSSNNTSTPVVTSCKDASFCRTFIATNNGAGYNGNLGGISGADAKCAAAKSSSLTGAYKALIVDGPTGRQVISAFDGSVDKKDWVLYPNKQYRRSDGTTITFTTNANSIVVDNLQNGIDSGAQKFFWNGLGNNVGFLWEPLSNCNNWNSADGLITGQAGNTTQLQADITPEGAFTVDNHDCNTNLNLLCVEQ